A window of the Lolium perenne isolate Kyuss_39 chromosome 7, Kyuss_2.0, whole genome shotgun sequence genome harbors these coding sequences:
- the LOC139833824 gene encoding uncharacterized protein — protein sequence MWEAPVPLKIKIFSWQLALDKLPSGLQIHARHGPSNGLCPLCGVPEDASHIFFSCSLAIFAWSVTRQMLGCNWCPTNFAQFHDILSSFSGYPRKLLWILFLAQSWALWNLWSLRCKPREKEGLSWIARELRELYAALKPTPS from the exons ATGTGGGAAGCCCCGGTCCCGCTCAAAATCAAAATCTTCTCCTGGCAGCTAGCGCTAGATAAGCTACCTTCGGGACTACAGATTCATGCTCGCCACGGCCCCTCCAATGGACTCTGCCCTTTGTGCGGGGTGCCTGAGGACGCTAGCCATATCTTCTTCTCCTGCTCATTGGCGATCTTTGCGTGGTCCGTCACGCGCCAGATGCTCGGGTGCAACTGGTGCCCCACCAATTTTGCCCAATTCCACGACATCCTGTCTAGCTTCTCGGGTTACCCCAGAAAATTACTGTGGATTCTGTTCCTTGCCCAATCTTGGGCTTTGTGGAAT CTGTGGAGCCTAAGATGCAAGCCAAGAGAAAAGGAGGGCTTAAGCTGGATAGCACGCGAGCTAAGGGAGCTGTACGCGGCGCTCAAGCCAACGCCGTCGTGA